Proteins encoded by one window of Hylaeus volcanicus isolate JK05 chromosome 7, UHH_iyHylVolc1.0_haploid, whole genome shotgun sequence:
- the LOC128879475 gene encoding rho GTPase-activating protein gacF-like isoform X2, with product MLIYDVMHKEAVYHSVVSNLRNYGVKYRFKKSMFKTERVEGIKHISKKVFKTPLSYQPLDVVNLSSGGIVHVPVFVSQAATFLEKHIVQEGLFRKAGSQLRQKELIVRLDNGGTLGEKHNAIDVANCLKTFFRDLPEPLIPFTYHDLFVHCAMLKVYRVQALLLACILLPPHHLNTLAFFMEFLRKVSLYEKQNKMSIDNLAKVIGPNIMPLQEATMSAVQMRLELHFIVVKTLIENAEGIGVLPDHIMQAISMETIGSTDNELDVSDSRSKSRKKKHRSGSLTRKPHLSASNLNLRMFNGLKKIVGKSTIPDDDNASDNQRLSGNCDLLQASNNKSIKKRKVVERLDPSSTKKKVVDKADKSKKMRLSLDRFVPRKPKTVDEDPESSTNNFDLYTERRWSSVSNTCDSERKCRTYSDGSSQLKLILKDNEATNELHTEYNNMFIDADVNLSDDSDEQVLLTKKDDNNINKRQKHLSSNSEELQILNNFDQMHSYPLQGKLTLNNFETYSHLEVTSMGNESEEYVTIPKSEYEEIKNRVSAIESRLSQEFGCVNNEETASLSPHSVKKVQTAYEKTLEESCIESTATTDYLARKLGKELKIRRSGEPKIIRSPSARKIGSLRRRSQDRIMSKRVRRTASWHISHGSNLQQLQSNQESNNGYLHNEEAFLSNRTEDRAHLRPVSTSLWEEEKNKAVLNNVRNEFNSGKIYPTKHGVNSIGTEALQPIKSRTHTTVRRVSSFHGSELTDGGMFSNEKVEKLKKTNSQRNIILNNAHATLTPKSDWKKSNMPWKDAEGYFKSKNQSNTPVIQTGRASIAKLRTQNAGMVLAKAKLFDECTTKVHAQNTVSSKKNNWLSTNNNQFTNALTGSCESTELCRKSSKNMKNKSTKLIFENSPSHIAMETEGTASNLNHQKTNLCYYIPQDFGMKVSNPLQVTMNKQLDVASDLELHQKENVVAKGLPLINQLPTDTILPESRLSMYKSDGNTLCRTPHIKKPLTVKTPKSAKTLSRKPNVDSRRTPLKAVSQLGTPKYQNPKSILKTPRSVSRHA from the exons ATGTTAATTTACGATGTTATGCACAAAGAAGCAGTATATCATTCAGTTGTTAGCAATCTTCGTAATTATGGCGTTAAATATCGGTTTAAAAAGAGTATGTTTAAAACCGAAAGAGTCGAAGGAATTAAACATATATCGAAGAAAGTTTTCAAGACTCCTTTGTCGTATCAACCGTTGGACGTTGTGAATCTGTCTTCGGGTGGTATTGTGCACGTGCCAGTTTTTGTCAGTCAAGCTGCAACCTTTTTAGAAAAACATATCGTTCAAGAAGGGTTGTTCAGAAAGGCGGGATCGCAGCTTCgacaaaaagaattaatagttCGTTTAGACAATGGTGGAACCTTGGGAGAAAAGCATAATGCAATCGACGTAGCAAATTGCTTAAAGACCTTCTTTAGAGACTTGCCGGAACCGTTAATTCCCTTTACTTATCATGATTTATTTGTGCACTGTGCCATGCTTAAAGTTTATCGTGTACAAGCATTATTGTTAGCTTGTATCCTTCTGCCACCACATCACCTCAATACTCTGGCATTTTTCATGGAGTTCTTGAGGAAGGTATCATTGTATgaaaaacagaataaaatgaGTATCGATAATCTAGCAAAAGTTATTGGACCAAATATCATGCCTCTGCAGGAAGCAACCATGTCAGCTGTACAAATGCGTcttgaattacattttattgtcGTCAAG actttaattgaaaatgcaGAAGGTATTGGAGTGTTACCAGATCATATAATGCAAGCTATTTCTATGGAAACTATTGGAAGCACAGATAATGAATTAGATGTGTCTGATTCTCGTTCAAAAtccagaaaaaagaaacaccgCAGTGGAAGCCTTACACGTAAGCCACATCTAAGTGCTTCCAACCTCAATCTAA GAATGTTTAATGGTTTAAAAAAGATTGTTGGCAAGAGTACTATACCTGATGATGATAATGCATCTGATAATCAGAGACTTTCTGGAAATTGTGATTTGTTACAAGcatcaaataataaatctataaaaaaaagaaaagttgttGAACGCTTGGATCCCTCAAGTACAAAGAAAAA AGTTGTAGATAAAGCAGATAAATCCAAAAAAATGAGACTTAGTCTGGATCGTTTTGTACCAAGGAAGCCA aaaactgTAGACGAAGATCCAGAATCatctacaaataattttgatttatatacAGAACGACGTTGGAGTTCTGTTTCTAATACGTGTGATTCAGAAAGGAAATGTAGAACGTATAGCGACGGTTcctcgcaattaaaattaattttaaaagataacGAAGCAACAAACGAACTTCAcacagaatataataatatgttcaTTGATGCAGATGTTAATTTATCAGACGATAGCGACGAGCAGGtcttgttaacaaaaaaagatgataataatattaataaacgtcAAAAGCACTTGAGTTCAAATTCGGaagaattacaaattttaaataatttcgatcaAATGCACTCATACCCGTTACAAGGAAAGCTGACTTTAAATAACTTTGAAACATATTCACACCTGGAAGTCACGTCTATGGGCAACGAATCCGAAGAATACGTTACGATACCTAAAAGCGAatacgaagaaattaaaaatagggTTTCAGCAATTGAATCGCGACTTTCTCAAGAGTTCGGTTGCGTAAATAATGAGGAAACCGCGAGTTTGTCGCCACATTCTGtgaaaaaagtacaaactGCATATGAAAAAACATTAGAAGAATCTTGTATCGAAAGTACAGCGACGACAGATTATTTAGCTAGAAAACTTGGAAAGGAGCTCAAAATAAGAAGATCAGGCGAGCCTAAGATCATAAGATCTCCTAGTGCTCGGAAGATAGGTAGTCTAAGAAGACGATCGCAAGACAGGATTATGAG TAAACGCGTTAGACGAACCGCTTCATGGCATATTTCTCATGGATCGAATTTACAGCAACTACAATCTAACCAAGAGTCAAATAATGGTTATCTTCATAATGAAGAAGCATTTTTGTCAAATCGTACAGAAGATCGCGCCCATTTACGACCTGTGTCTACCTCGCTTtgggaagaagaaaaaaataaagccGTACTGAATAATGTACGCAACGAATTTAATAGTGGAAAGATATATCCAACAAAACATGGTGTAAATTCTATTGGAACTGAAGCACTTCAACCAATAAAAAGTCGAACCCACACTACAGTACGACGAGTTTCCTCTTTCCATGGTAGCGAGCTTACAGATGGAGGAATGTTTTCTAacgaaaaagttgaaaaattaaaaaagacgAATAGTCAgcgtaacattattttaaacaacgcGCATGCGACATTGACTCCAAAGTCTGATTGGAAAAAATCGAATATGCCCTGGAAAGATGCCGAGggatattttaaatcaaaaaatCAATCGAATACCCCGGTTATCCAAACTGGCCGTGCGTCGATTGCAAAATTAAGGACCCAGAACGCAGGAATGGTATTGGCTAAGGCTAAATTGTTTGATGAATGTACAACAAAAGTACACGCCCAAAACACCGTGTCAAGTAAAAAGAACAATTGGCtaagtacaaataataatcaatttacAAATGCTCTAACAGGTTCTTGCGAAAGTACTGAATTATGTCGAAAATCgagtaaaaatatgaagaataaaagtacaaaattgatatttgaaaattctccTTCCCATATCGCTATGGAAACAGAAGGCACAGCTTCGAATTTAAATCACCAAAAAACTAATTTGTGTTACTATATTCCTCAAGATTTTGGTATGAAAGTTTCCAATCCATTACAAGTAACTATGAATAAGCAACTCGACGTTGCATCTGATTTAGAACTTCATCAGAAAGAAAACGTGGTTGCAAAAGGCCTACctttaataaatcaattaccTACGGATACGATATTGCCTGAATCGAGATTAAGTATGTATAAATCCGATGGTAATACACTATGTAGAACTCCGCATATTAAGAAACCATTAACTGTAAAAACACCTAAAAGTGCTAAGACATTATCGAGAAAACCCAATGTAGATTCCCGTAGAACGCCTTTGAAAGCTGTTAGTCAATTGGGAACTCCGAAATACCAGAATCctaaaagtatattaaaaacacCAAGGAGTGTTAGTAGACACGCGTAG
- the LOC128879475 gene encoding rho GTPase-activating protein 11A-like isoform X3, with translation MLIYDVMHKEAVYHSVVSNLRNYGVKYRFKKSMFKTERVEGIKHISKKVFKTPLSYQPLDVVNLSSGGIVHVPVFVSQAATFLEKHIVQEGLFRKAGSQLRQKELIVRLDNGGTLGEKHNAIDVANCLKTFFRDLPEPLIPFTYHDLFVHCAMLKVYRVQALLLACILLPPHHLNTLAFFMEFLRKVSLYEKQNKMSIDNLAKVIGPNIMPLQEATMSAVQMRLELHFIVVKTLIENAEGIGVLPDHIMQAISMETIGSTDNELDVSDSRSKSRKKKHRSGSLTRMFNGLKKIVGKSTIPDDDNASDNQRLSGNCDLLQASNNKSIKKRKVVERLDPSSTKKKRVVDKADKSKKMRLSLDRFVPRKPKTVDEDPESSTNNFDLYTERRWSSVSNTCDSERKCRTYSDGSSQLKLILKDNEATNELHTEYNNMFIDADVNLSDDSDEQVLLTKKDDNNINKRQKHLSSNSEELQILNNFDQMHSYPLQGKLTLNNFETYSHLEVTSMGNESEEYVTIPKSEYEEIKNRVSAIESRLSQEFGCVNNEETASLSPHSVKKVQTAYEKTLEESCIESTATTDYLARKLGKELKIRRSGEPKIIRSPSARKIGSLRRRSQDRIMSKRVRRTASWHISHGSNLQQLQSNQESNNGYLHNEEAFLSNRTEDRAHLRPVSTSLWEEEKNKAVLNNVRNEFNSGKIYPTKHGVNSIGTEALQPIKSRTHTTVRRVSSFHGSELTDGGMFSNEKVEKLKKTNSQRNIILNNAHATLTPKSDWKKSNMPWKDAEGYFKSKNQSNTPVIQTGRASIAKLRTQNAGMVLAKAKLFDECTTKVHAQNTVSSKKNNWLSTNNNQFTNALTGSCESTELCRKSSKNMKNKSTKLIFENSPSHIAMETEGTASNLNHQKTNLCYYIPQDFGMKVSNPLQVTMNKQLDVASDLELHQKENVVAKGLPLINQLPTDTILPESRLSMYKSDGNTLCRTPHIKKPLTVKTPKSAKTLSRKPNVDSRRTPLKAVSQLGTPKYQNPKSILKTPRSVSRHA, from the exons ATGTTAATTTACGATGTTATGCACAAAGAAGCAGTATATCATTCAGTTGTTAGCAATCTTCGTAATTATGGCGTTAAATATCGGTTTAAAAAGAGTATGTTTAAAACCGAAAGAGTCGAAGGAATTAAACATATATCGAAGAAAGTTTTCAAGACTCCTTTGTCGTATCAACCGTTGGACGTTGTGAATCTGTCTTCGGGTGGTATTGTGCACGTGCCAGTTTTTGTCAGTCAAGCTGCAACCTTTTTAGAAAAACATATCGTTCAAGAAGGGTTGTTCAGAAAGGCGGGATCGCAGCTTCgacaaaaagaattaatagttCGTTTAGACAATGGTGGAACCTTGGGAGAAAAGCATAATGCAATCGACGTAGCAAATTGCTTAAAGACCTTCTTTAGAGACTTGCCGGAACCGTTAATTCCCTTTACTTATCATGATTTATTTGTGCACTGTGCCATGCTTAAAGTTTATCGTGTACAAGCATTATTGTTAGCTTGTATCCTTCTGCCACCACATCACCTCAATACTCTGGCATTTTTCATGGAGTTCTTGAGGAAGGTATCATTGTATgaaaaacagaataaaatgaGTATCGATAATCTAGCAAAAGTTATTGGACCAAATATCATGCCTCTGCAGGAAGCAACCATGTCAGCTGTACAAATGCGTcttgaattacattttattgtcGTCAAG actttaattgaaaatgcaGAAGGTATTGGAGTGTTACCAGATCATATAATGCAAGCTATTTCTATGGAAACTATTGGAAGCACAGATAATGAATTAGATGTGTCTGATTCTCGTTCAAAAtccagaaaaaagaaacaccgCAGTGGAAGCCTTACAC GAATGTTTAATGGTTTAAAAAAGATTGTTGGCAAGAGTACTATACCTGATGATGATAATGCATCTGATAATCAGAGACTTTCTGGAAATTGTGATTTGTTACAAGcatcaaataataaatctataaaaaaaagaaaagttgttGAACGCTTGGATCCCTCAAGTACAAAGAAAAA AAGAGTTGTAGATAAAGCAGATAAATCCAAAAAAATGAGACTTAGTCTGGATCGTTTTGTACCAAGGAAGCCA aaaactgTAGACGAAGATCCAGAATCatctacaaataattttgatttatatacAGAACGACGTTGGAGTTCTGTTTCTAATACGTGTGATTCAGAAAGGAAATGTAGAACGTATAGCGACGGTTcctcgcaattaaaattaattttaaaagataacGAAGCAACAAACGAACTTCAcacagaatataataatatgttcaTTGATGCAGATGTTAATTTATCAGACGATAGCGACGAGCAGGtcttgttaacaaaaaaagatgataataatattaataaacgtcAAAAGCACTTGAGTTCAAATTCGGaagaattacaaattttaaataatttcgatcaAATGCACTCATACCCGTTACAAGGAAAGCTGACTTTAAATAACTTTGAAACATATTCACACCTGGAAGTCACGTCTATGGGCAACGAATCCGAAGAATACGTTACGATACCTAAAAGCGAatacgaagaaattaaaaatagggTTTCAGCAATTGAATCGCGACTTTCTCAAGAGTTCGGTTGCGTAAATAATGAGGAAACCGCGAGTTTGTCGCCACATTCTGtgaaaaaagtacaaactGCATATGAAAAAACATTAGAAGAATCTTGTATCGAAAGTACAGCGACGACAGATTATTTAGCTAGAAAACTTGGAAAGGAGCTCAAAATAAGAAGATCAGGCGAGCCTAAGATCATAAGATCTCCTAGTGCTCGGAAGATAGGTAGTCTAAGAAGACGATCGCAAGACAGGATTATGAG TAAACGCGTTAGACGAACCGCTTCATGGCATATTTCTCATGGATCGAATTTACAGCAACTACAATCTAACCAAGAGTCAAATAATGGTTATCTTCATAATGAAGAAGCATTTTTGTCAAATCGTACAGAAGATCGCGCCCATTTACGACCTGTGTCTACCTCGCTTtgggaagaagaaaaaaataaagccGTACTGAATAATGTACGCAACGAATTTAATAGTGGAAAGATATATCCAACAAAACATGGTGTAAATTCTATTGGAACTGAAGCACTTCAACCAATAAAAAGTCGAACCCACACTACAGTACGACGAGTTTCCTCTTTCCATGGTAGCGAGCTTACAGATGGAGGAATGTTTTCTAacgaaaaagttgaaaaattaaaaaagacgAATAGTCAgcgtaacattattttaaacaacgcGCATGCGACATTGACTCCAAAGTCTGATTGGAAAAAATCGAATATGCCCTGGAAAGATGCCGAGggatattttaaatcaaaaaatCAATCGAATACCCCGGTTATCCAAACTGGCCGTGCGTCGATTGCAAAATTAAGGACCCAGAACGCAGGAATGGTATTGGCTAAGGCTAAATTGTTTGATGAATGTACAACAAAAGTACACGCCCAAAACACCGTGTCAAGTAAAAAGAACAATTGGCtaagtacaaataataatcaatttacAAATGCTCTAACAGGTTCTTGCGAAAGTACTGAATTATGTCGAAAATCgagtaaaaatatgaagaataaaagtacaaaattgatatttgaaaattctccTTCCCATATCGCTATGGAAACAGAAGGCACAGCTTCGAATTTAAATCACCAAAAAACTAATTTGTGTTACTATATTCCTCAAGATTTTGGTATGAAAGTTTCCAATCCATTACAAGTAACTATGAATAAGCAACTCGACGTTGCATCTGATTTAGAACTTCATCAGAAAGAAAACGTGGTTGCAAAAGGCCTACctttaataaatcaattaccTACGGATACGATATTGCCTGAATCGAGATTAAGTATGTATAAATCCGATGGTAATACACTATGTAGAACTCCGCATATTAAGAAACCATTAACTGTAAAAACACCTAAAAGTGCTAAGACATTATCGAGAAAACCCAATGTAGATTCCCGTAGAACGCCTTTGAAAGCTGTTAGTCAATTGGGAACTCCGAAATACCAGAATCctaaaagtatattaaaaacacCAAGGAGTGTTAGTAGACACGCGTAG
- the LOC128879475 gene encoding rho GTPase-activating protein 11A-like isoform X1 produces MLIYDVMHKEAVYHSVVSNLRNYGVKYRFKKSMFKTERVEGIKHISKKVFKTPLSYQPLDVVNLSSGGIVHVPVFVSQAATFLEKHIVQEGLFRKAGSQLRQKELIVRLDNGGTLGEKHNAIDVANCLKTFFRDLPEPLIPFTYHDLFVHCAMLKVYRVQALLLACILLPPHHLNTLAFFMEFLRKVSLYEKQNKMSIDNLAKVIGPNIMPLQEATMSAVQMRLELHFIVVKTLIENAEGIGVLPDHIMQAISMETIGSTDNELDVSDSRSKSRKKKHRSGSLTRKPHLSASNLNLRMFNGLKKIVGKSTIPDDDNASDNQRLSGNCDLLQASNNKSIKKRKVVERLDPSSTKKKRVVDKADKSKKMRLSLDRFVPRKPKTVDEDPESSTNNFDLYTERRWSSVSNTCDSERKCRTYSDGSSQLKLILKDNEATNELHTEYNNMFIDADVNLSDDSDEQVLLTKKDDNNINKRQKHLSSNSEELQILNNFDQMHSYPLQGKLTLNNFETYSHLEVTSMGNESEEYVTIPKSEYEEIKNRVSAIESRLSQEFGCVNNEETASLSPHSVKKVQTAYEKTLEESCIESTATTDYLARKLGKELKIRRSGEPKIIRSPSARKIGSLRRRSQDRIMSKRVRRTASWHISHGSNLQQLQSNQESNNGYLHNEEAFLSNRTEDRAHLRPVSTSLWEEEKNKAVLNNVRNEFNSGKIYPTKHGVNSIGTEALQPIKSRTHTTVRRVSSFHGSELTDGGMFSNEKVEKLKKTNSQRNIILNNAHATLTPKSDWKKSNMPWKDAEGYFKSKNQSNTPVIQTGRASIAKLRTQNAGMVLAKAKLFDECTTKVHAQNTVSSKKNNWLSTNNNQFTNALTGSCESTELCRKSSKNMKNKSTKLIFENSPSHIAMETEGTASNLNHQKTNLCYYIPQDFGMKVSNPLQVTMNKQLDVASDLELHQKENVVAKGLPLINQLPTDTILPESRLSMYKSDGNTLCRTPHIKKPLTVKTPKSAKTLSRKPNVDSRRTPLKAVSQLGTPKYQNPKSILKTPRSVSRHA; encoded by the exons ATGTTAATTTACGATGTTATGCACAAAGAAGCAGTATATCATTCAGTTGTTAGCAATCTTCGTAATTATGGCGTTAAATATCGGTTTAAAAAGAGTATGTTTAAAACCGAAAGAGTCGAAGGAATTAAACATATATCGAAGAAAGTTTTCAAGACTCCTTTGTCGTATCAACCGTTGGACGTTGTGAATCTGTCTTCGGGTGGTATTGTGCACGTGCCAGTTTTTGTCAGTCAAGCTGCAACCTTTTTAGAAAAACATATCGTTCAAGAAGGGTTGTTCAGAAAGGCGGGATCGCAGCTTCgacaaaaagaattaatagttCGTTTAGACAATGGTGGAACCTTGGGAGAAAAGCATAATGCAATCGACGTAGCAAATTGCTTAAAGACCTTCTTTAGAGACTTGCCGGAACCGTTAATTCCCTTTACTTATCATGATTTATTTGTGCACTGTGCCATGCTTAAAGTTTATCGTGTACAAGCATTATTGTTAGCTTGTATCCTTCTGCCACCACATCACCTCAATACTCTGGCATTTTTCATGGAGTTCTTGAGGAAGGTATCATTGTATgaaaaacagaataaaatgaGTATCGATAATCTAGCAAAAGTTATTGGACCAAATATCATGCCTCTGCAGGAAGCAACCATGTCAGCTGTACAAATGCGTcttgaattacattttattgtcGTCAAG actttaattgaaaatgcaGAAGGTATTGGAGTGTTACCAGATCATATAATGCAAGCTATTTCTATGGAAACTATTGGAAGCACAGATAATGAATTAGATGTGTCTGATTCTCGTTCAAAAtccagaaaaaagaaacaccgCAGTGGAAGCCTTACACGTAAGCCACATCTAAGTGCTTCCAACCTCAATCTAA GAATGTTTAATGGTTTAAAAAAGATTGTTGGCAAGAGTACTATACCTGATGATGATAATGCATCTGATAATCAGAGACTTTCTGGAAATTGTGATTTGTTACAAGcatcaaataataaatctataaaaaaaagaaaagttgttGAACGCTTGGATCCCTCAAGTACAAAGAAAAA AAGAGTTGTAGATAAAGCAGATAAATCCAAAAAAATGAGACTTAGTCTGGATCGTTTTGTACCAAGGAAGCCA aaaactgTAGACGAAGATCCAGAATCatctacaaataattttgatttatatacAGAACGACGTTGGAGTTCTGTTTCTAATACGTGTGATTCAGAAAGGAAATGTAGAACGTATAGCGACGGTTcctcgcaattaaaattaattttaaaagataacGAAGCAACAAACGAACTTCAcacagaatataataatatgttcaTTGATGCAGATGTTAATTTATCAGACGATAGCGACGAGCAGGtcttgttaacaaaaaaagatgataataatattaataaacgtcAAAAGCACTTGAGTTCAAATTCGGaagaattacaaattttaaataatttcgatcaAATGCACTCATACCCGTTACAAGGAAAGCTGACTTTAAATAACTTTGAAACATATTCACACCTGGAAGTCACGTCTATGGGCAACGAATCCGAAGAATACGTTACGATACCTAAAAGCGAatacgaagaaattaaaaatagggTTTCAGCAATTGAATCGCGACTTTCTCAAGAGTTCGGTTGCGTAAATAATGAGGAAACCGCGAGTTTGTCGCCACATTCTGtgaaaaaagtacaaactGCATATGAAAAAACATTAGAAGAATCTTGTATCGAAAGTACAGCGACGACAGATTATTTAGCTAGAAAACTTGGAAAGGAGCTCAAAATAAGAAGATCAGGCGAGCCTAAGATCATAAGATCTCCTAGTGCTCGGAAGATAGGTAGTCTAAGAAGACGATCGCAAGACAGGATTATGAG TAAACGCGTTAGACGAACCGCTTCATGGCATATTTCTCATGGATCGAATTTACAGCAACTACAATCTAACCAAGAGTCAAATAATGGTTATCTTCATAATGAAGAAGCATTTTTGTCAAATCGTACAGAAGATCGCGCCCATTTACGACCTGTGTCTACCTCGCTTtgggaagaagaaaaaaataaagccGTACTGAATAATGTACGCAACGAATTTAATAGTGGAAAGATATATCCAACAAAACATGGTGTAAATTCTATTGGAACTGAAGCACTTCAACCAATAAAAAGTCGAACCCACACTACAGTACGACGAGTTTCCTCTTTCCATGGTAGCGAGCTTACAGATGGAGGAATGTTTTCTAacgaaaaagttgaaaaattaaaaaagacgAATAGTCAgcgtaacattattttaaacaacgcGCATGCGACATTGACTCCAAAGTCTGATTGGAAAAAATCGAATATGCCCTGGAAAGATGCCGAGggatattttaaatcaaaaaatCAATCGAATACCCCGGTTATCCAAACTGGCCGTGCGTCGATTGCAAAATTAAGGACCCAGAACGCAGGAATGGTATTGGCTAAGGCTAAATTGTTTGATGAATGTACAACAAAAGTACACGCCCAAAACACCGTGTCAAGTAAAAAGAACAATTGGCtaagtacaaataataatcaatttacAAATGCTCTAACAGGTTCTTGCGAAAGTACTGAATTATGTCGAAAATCgagtaaaaatatgaagaataaaagtacaaaattgatatttgaaaattctccTTCCCATATCGCTATGGAAACAGAAGGCACAGCTTCGAATTTAAATCACCAAAAAACTAATTTGTGTTACTATATTCCTCAAGATTTTGGTATGAAAGTTTCCAATCCATTACAAGTAACTATGAATAAGCAACTCGACGTTGCATCTGATTTAGAACTTCATCAGAAAGAAAACGTGGTTGCAAAAGGCCTACctttaataaatcaattaccTACGGATACGATATTGCCTGAATCGAGATTAAGTATGTATAAATCCGATGGTAATACACTATGTAGAACTCCGCATATTAAGAAACCATTAACTGTAAAAACACCTAAAAGTGCTAAGACATTATCGAGAAAACCCAATGTAGATTCCCGTAGAACGCCTTTGAAAGCTGTTAGTCAATTGGGAACTCCGAAATACCAGAATCctaaaagtatattaaaaacacCAAGGAGTGTTAGTAGACACGCGTAG